In the genome of Kitasatospora cathayae, one region contains:
- a CDS encoding MFS transporter — protein MAFLGLGMGLSLITAQASALITLPPARAGIGSGLLQTLRQVGGAIGIAAFGSLLAGAYRGALGTGGLPAEAAHRAGKSVVAADAIARETGRPALSAAAHAAYVHGMTVVLLVAGLVAVGSAMLVAARMPAAEPAGAGAAGEPADAGAAGAEPAPAGDRR, from the coding sequence ATGGCTTTCCTCGGCCTGGGCATGGGCCTGTCGCTGATCACCGCCCAGGCCTCCGCCCTGATCACCCTGCCGCCCGCCCGGGCCGGGATCGGCTCCGGACTGCTCCAGACCCTGCGGCAGGTCGGCGGCGCGATCGGGATCGCCGCCTTCGGCAGCCTGCTGGCCGGGGCGTACCGCGGCGCGCTGGGCACCGGCGGACTGCCGGCCGAGGCTGCGCACCGGGCCGGGAAGTCGGTGGTCGCCGCCGACGCCATCGCCCGGGAGACCGGACGGCCGGCGCTCAGCGCCGCCGCGCACGCCGCGTACGTGCACGGCATGACGGTGGTGCTGCTGGTCGCCGGGCTGGTCGCGGTCGGCTCGGCGATGCTGGTCGCGGCCCGGATGCCCGCCGCGGAACCGGCGGGTGCCGGTGCGGCCGGGGAGCCCGCGGACGCCGGTGCGGCCGGGGCCGAACCCGCCCCCGCCGGAGATCGCCGATAA
- a CDS encoding acyl-CoA-like ligand-binding transcription factor: MTTGDTKTEQSTAALPDAPTNPVQALLEAPLSLRERKKLKTRQTVRREAYRLFSEQGYENTTVEQIAAAAEISPSTFFRYFATKDDLVLTDEYDPAMIAALLDRPADEPFLRSCRETLIGLIRDLLQHERQELLTRMRLITEVPALRAGLFRAGNSTHELYLSVLTRRAGLEEPTYDMLVTAAAIGAATTEAVLQWAAGDGREDLAELVDRTFALLESGFAGV; encoded by the coding sequence ATGACGACCGGGGACACGAAGACCGAGCAGTCGACCGCGGCCCTCCCCGACGCCCCGACCAATCCGGTCCAGGCGCTGCTGGAGGCGCCGCTGTCGCTGCGCGAGCGCAAGAAGCTGAAGACCCGGCAGACCGTGCGCCGCGAGGCGTACCGGCTGTTCTCCGAGCAGGGCTACGAGAACACCACGGTGGAGCAGATCGCGGCCGCCGCCGAGATCTCCCCGTCCACCTTCTTCCGGTACTTCGCCACCAAGGACGACCTCGTCCTCACTGACGAGTACGACCCGGCGATGATCGCCGCCCTGCTGGACCGCCCGGCCGACGAACCGTTCCTGCGGTCCTGCCGGGAGACCCTCATCGGCCTGATCCGCGACCTGCTCCAGCACGAGCGCCAGGAACTGCTGACCCGGATGCGGCTGATCACCGAGGTCCCCGCGCTGCGCGCCGGACTGTTCCGGGCCGGCAACAGCACCCACGAGCTCTACCTCTCCGTCCTCACCCGACGGGCCGGCCTCGAGGAACCCACCTACGACATGCTGGTCACCGCCGCCGCCATCGGCGCCGCCACCACCGAGGCCGTCCTGCAGTGGGCCGCGGGCGACGGCCGGGAGGACCTCGCCGAGCTGGTCGACCGCACCTTCGCGCTGCTGGAGAGCGGTTTCGCCGGGGTGTGA
- a CDS encoding papain-like cysteine protease family protein, which yields MPVPRIRLRRAVALLALGVLGPALTAAVATPATAAPAQDRAAHQVHRAAAPGSTADLAGTYKKLNITMQQQQQTNWCWAASGNTIATWFGYDYSQNQFCNAAFGRSIDSSCPNSQATLADVQNGLDWIGINPGSYVTGYLRYSTVQSEVDANRPVETRIQWSSGGGHMHVLYGYDTGNNWVYWGDPWPSNYRYNWADYWYYVNNDTFSWTHSLYRIGA from the coding sequence ATGCCAGTTCCACGGATACGGCTGCGCCGCGCGGTCGCCCTGCTCGCCCTGGGCGTGCTCGGTCCGGCGCTCACCGCAGCGGTGGCCACCCCCGCGACCGCCGCCCCCGCCCAGGACCGGGCCGCACACCAGGTCCACCGGGCGGCGGCCCCCGGCAGTACGGCCGACCTGGCCGGCACGTACAAGAAGCTCAACATCACCATGCAGCAGCAACAGCAGACCAACTGGTGCTGGGCGGCGAGCGGGAACACCATCGCCACCTGGTTCGGCTACGACTACAGCCAGAACCAGTTCTGCAACGCCGCGTTCGGCCGCTCGATCGACTCCAGCTGCCCCAACAGCCAGGCCACGCTGGCGGACGTGCAGAACGGGCTGGACTGGATCGGCATCAACCCGGGCTCGTACGTCACCGGGTACCTGCGCTACAGCACCGTGCAGTCCGAGGTGGACGCCAACCGGCCGGTCGAGACGCGCATCCAGTGGAGTTCGGGCGGCGGGCACATGCACGTCCTGTACGGCTACGACACCGGCAACAACTGGGTCTACTGGGGCGACCCGTGGCCGTCCAACTACCGCTACAACTGGGCGGACTACTGGTACTACGTGAACAACGACACGTTCTCGTGGACCCACTCCCTGTACCGGATCGGCGCGTGA
- a CDS encoding alpha/beta hydrolase, whose translation MDIASLRNAKPADLYTAAGAYDTLAKALSQHATDWKCGTADRVHGSRWTGPTADAAMPVLDGLTGKMRAAATELGLVGKGIRDCADAMTLAQGRLTNALSDARTKGFTVSDTGAVSWPASTNPYQAPDWETKQKTAADGISKQIAKALADAAEADSALTGTLNRFAGHAKDKSGLDEKTAGADAYMDQFGDASDPAWQWNMPLKDAPPTEVNSWWKGLGPQGQQWYLSHHPEVLGNLDGIPAEIRDQVNRKYLGDLMEPIRTKHKLGQPLDSSDKANLALYGPIAARLADSKGDPPIYLLGLGSEGQGRAVLSFGNPDTATDISSYVPGITTTMASLGPGKNDGTNEAENALNLYRAASGKAPAGHSVASVVWLGYDSPGMDFGAASTKAGKDGAPAYAQFLSGVRASHEGAQPPHVTAVGHSYGSYLVGQATKLAAQPGSRYVPPDDVVFIGSPGVGVDKAADLTMPAGHVWVGAADNDVVTHAPSKFSLDPDERWYGRDPSSKHFGANRFTVDDWSRGNPIDAHTKYLNGRGGPSLDNIAAVVTGSGGVKLQGRRG comes from the coding sequence ATGGACATCGCAAGCCTGCGGAACGCCAAACCGGCGGACCTCTACACGGCGGCGGGGGCGTACGACACGCTGGCCAAGGCGTTGTCGCAGCACGCCACGGACTGGAAGTGCGGGACCGCCGACCGGGTCCACGGTTCCCGGTGGACCGGGCCGACGGCCGACGCCGCGATGCCGGTGCTCGACGGCCTCACCGGCAAGATGCGCGCGGCGGCGACGGAGCTCGGCCTCGTCGGCAAGGGGATCCGCGACTGCGCCGACGCCATGACGCTCGCCCAGGGCAGGCTCACCAATGCGCTGTCCGATGCGCGGACCAAGGGCTTCACGGTCAGTGACACCGGTGCCGTGAGCTGGCCCGCGTCGACCAACCCGTACCAGGCTCCGGACTGGGAGACCAAGCAGAAGACGGCTGCCGACGGGATCAGCAAGCAGATCGCCAAGGCCCTGGCCGACGCGGCGGAGGCCGACAGCGCCCTGACCGGCACGCTCAACAGGTTCGCGGGGCACGCCAAGGACAAGTCGGGCCTGGACGAGAAGACGGCCGGTGCCGACGCGTACATGGACCAGTTCGGCGATGCGTCCGACCCGGCGTGGCAGTGGAACATGCCCCTCAAGGACGCGCCCCCCACCGAGGTCAACTCCTGGTGGAAGGGGCTCGGCCCGCAGGGCCAGCAGTGGTACCTGAGCCACCACCCGGAGGTGCTCGGCAATCTCGACGGGATTCCAGCGGAGATCCGGGACCAGGTGAACCGCAAGTACCTGGGGGACCTGATGGAGCCCATCAGGACCAAGCACAAGCTGGGCCAGCCGCTGGACTCAAGCGACAAGGCGAACCTCGCCCTCTACGGGCCGATCGCCGCCCGCCTTGCCGACAGCAAGGGTGACCCGCCGATCTACCTGCTGGGCCTCGGCAGCGAGGGCCAGGGACGGGCGGTCCTCTCGTTCGGGAACCCGGACACCGCCACCGACATCTCCTCCTACGTGCCGGGAATCACGACCACAATGGCCAGCCTCGGGCCAGGGAAGAACGACGGGACCAACGAGGCGGAGAACGCGCTGAACCTCTACCGCGCCGCGAGCGGCAAGGCTCCGGCCGGTCACTCCGTAGCCTCGGTCGTCTGGCTCGGGTACGACTCGCCGGGGATGGACTTCGGGGCCGCATCGACGAAGGCGGGCAAGGACGGCGCCCCGGCGTACGCCCAGTTCCTCAGCGGGGTGCGGGCGAGCCACGAGGGCGCTCAGCCACCGCACGTCACTGCGGTCGGGCACAGCTACGGTTCGTACTTGGTCGGCCAGGCCACCAAGCTGGCCGCCCAGCCGGGCTCGCGCTACGTGCCCCCGGATGATGTGGTCTTCATCGGTAGCCCGGGCGTCGGCGTGGACAAGGCCGCTGACCTCACGATGCCCGCCGGTCACGTGTGGGTCGGTGCCGCCGACAACGACGTCGTGACGCACGCCCCGTCGAAGTTCAGCCTCGACCCGGACGAGCGCTGGTACGGACGGGACCCGTCGAGCAAGCACTTCGGCGCGAACCGCTTCACCGTCGACGACTGGAGCCGTGGCAACCCCATCGACGCGCACACCAAGTACCTGAACGGGAGGGGCGGGCCCTCGCTGGACAACATCGCGGCCGTCGTCACGGGCAGCGGGGGCGTCAAACTGCAGGGTCGACGCGGATGA
- a CDS encoding GNAT family N-acetyltransferase — translation MAWTLSTSLDDFRGRAAAFLAARPAENTVLLTVVHRLAEAGPSVFGERPPVFGWWQAEPGGPVEGAFLQTPPFAPRLSAMPRAAAAELAVRLAAAGPEFTEVAGVGGGVEPVRAFAEAWTAATGAGQSVRAEERLYRLGELTDPPRPPAGHPRLAEPADRELAIRWWQEFLLEVKIPPHDVTRTVDDRIASGGLHLWEDAGSPVALAGSTPVLAGMSRIGPVYTPADLRGRGYASAVTAAASAHVLGLGAQEVLLYTDLDNPTSNSIYQQIGYRPVEDCLVLDFRAR, via the coding sequence ATGGCCTGGACCCTCAGCACCTCGCTCGACGACTTCCGCGGCCGGGCGGCGGCCTTCCTGGCCGCCCGCCCCGCCGAGAACACCGTCCTGCTCACCGTCGTCCACCGGCTCGCCGAAGCCGGGCCCTCCGTGTTCGGGGAGCGGCCGCCGGTCTTCGGCTGGTGGCAGGCCGAGCCGGGCGGCCCGGTCGAGGGCGCCTTCCTCCAGACACCGCCGTTCGCGCCCCGGCTGTCCGCCATGCCGCGGGCCGCGGCCGCCGAGCTGGCGGTCCGGCTGGCCGCGGCCGGGCCGGAGTTCACCGAGGTCGCCGGCGTCGGCGGGGGAGTGGAGCCGGTCCGGGCCTTCGCCGAGGCCTGGACGGCCGCCACCGGCGCCGGGCAGTCCGTCCGCGCTGAGGAACGGCTCTACCGGCTCGGCGAGTTGACCGACCCGCCCCGCCCACCGGCCGGCCACCCCCGGCTCGCCGAGCCGGCCGACCGGGAGCTGGCGATCCGTTGGTGGCAGGAGTTCCTGCTCGAAGTGAAGATTCCGCCCCACGACGTGACACGCACGGTGGACGACCGGATCGCGTCCGGCGGCCTCCACCTCTGGGAGGACGCGGGCAGCCCGGTCGCCCTGGCCGGCAGCACCCCGGTGCTCGCCGGGATGTCCCGCATCGGCCCGGTCTACACGCCTGCCGACCTCCGCGGTCGCGGCTACGCCAGCGCCGTGACCGCGGCCGCCTCCGCCCACGTCCTCGGCCTGGGGGCACAGGAGGTGCTGCTCTACACCGACCTCGACAACCCGACCAGCAACTCCATCTACCAGCAGATCGGCTACCGGCCGGTGGAGGACTGCCTGGTGCTGGACTTCCGGGCGCGGTAG
- a CDS encoding thioredoxin domain-containing protein, whose product MPNRLADATSPYLLQHAENPVDWWPWGPEAFAEAERRGVPVLLSVGYAACHWCHVMAHESFEDAGLAGYLNERFVAVKVDREERPDVDAVYMEAVQAATGQGGWPMTVFLTPDKEPFYFGTYFPPQPRHGMPSFRQVLEGVDAAWRDRRQEVGEVAGRIRADLAERASVYSAGAHNPPGEADLHQALVALSREFDQSRGGFGGAPKFPPAMVIEFLLRHHARTGSEAALEMAVRTGEAMARGGIHDQLGGGFARYAVDAGWVVPHFEKMLYDNALLLRAYLHLWRSTGSELARRVALSTADFLLRELRTPEGAFASALDADSLDEETGAAAEGAYYVWEPGQLVDLLGPADAATAARLFTVTADGTFEHGTSVLQLLAEPEDFTEYEEIRRRMFQARASRPAPARDDKVVAAWNGLAIAALAETGALLERPDLVEAAESAADLLLAVHLTPDGRLLRTSRDGRPGTNAGVLEDYADTAEGFLALYAVTGEAEWLQLAGGLLDTVLKHFTDETSGALYDTADDAEQLIRRPQDPTDNATPSGWTAAAGALLGYAAYTGSDRHRTAAERALGIVGALAGRAPRFIGWGLAVAEALQDGPREVAVVGPADDPATAALRRAALRGTAPGAVVAVGAPGEAAAEVPLLADRPLVGGAPAAYVCRHFACEAPTTDPAVLGERLGVVLE is encoded by the coding sequence ATGCCGAACCGTCTCGCGGACGCGACCTCGCCGTACCTGCTGCAGCATGCCGAGAACCCGGTCGACTGGTGGCCGTGGGGGCCGGAGGCCTTCGCCGAGGCCGAGCGGCGGGGGGTGCCCGTGCTGCTGAGCGTCGGGTACGCGGCGTGTCACTGGTGTCATGTGATGGCGCACGAGAGCTTCGAGGACGCCGGGCTCGCCGGGTACCTGAACGAGCGGTTCGTCGCGGTCAAGGTGGACCGGGAGGAGCGGCCGGACGTCGACGCGGTGTACATGGAGGCCGTGCAGGCCGCGACCGGGCAGGGCGGCTGGCCGATGACGGTCTTCCTCACGCCGGACAAGGAGCCGTTCTACTTCGGTACGTACTTCCCGCCGCAGCCCCGGCACGGGATGCCGTCCTTCCGGCAGGTGCTGGAGGGCGTGGACGCGGCCTGGCGGGACCGGCGGCAGGAGGTGGGGGAGGTCGCCGGGCGGATCCGGGCCGACCTGGCCGAGCGGGCCTCCGTCTACTCGGCCGGCGCCCACAACCCGCCCGGTGAGGCGGACCTGCACCAGGCGCTGGTGGCCCTCAGCCGGGAGTTCGACCAGAGCCGCGGCGGCTTCGGCGGGGCGCCCAAGTTCCCGCCGGCCATGGTGATCGAGTTCCTGCTGCGCCACCACGCCCGGACCGGATCGGAGGCGGCGCTGGAGATGGCCGTCCGCACCGGTGAGGCGATGGCCCGCGGCGGCATCCACGACCAGCTCGGCGGCGGCTTCGCCCGGTACGCGGTGGACGCCGGCTGGGTGGTGCCGCACTTCGAGAAGATGCTGTACGACAACGCCCTGCTGCTGCGGGCCTACCTGCACCTGTGGCGGTCCACCGGCTCCGAACTCGCCCGCCGGGTCGCGCTGTCGACGGCGGACTTCCTGCTGCGCGAACTCCGCACCCCCGAGGGCGCGTTCGCCTCCGCGCTGGACGCCGACAGCCTGGACGAGGAGACCGGCGCCGCGGCCGAGGGCGCCTACTACGTCTGGGAGCCCGGCCAGTTGGTCGACCTGCTCGGACCGGCCGACGCGGCCACCGCCGCCCGGCTGTTCACCGTCACCGCCGACGGCACCTTCGAGCACGGGACGTCGGTGCTCCAACTCCTCGCCGAACCCGAGGACTTCACCGAGTACGAGGAGATCCGGCGCCGGATGTTCCAGGCCCGGGCCTCCCGGCCCGCACCGGCCCGGGACGACAAGGTGGTCGCCGCCTGGAACGGCCTCGCCATCGCCGCGCTCGCCGAGACCGGCGCCCTGCTGGAGCGCCCCGACCTCGTCGAGGCCGCCGAAAGCGCCGCCGACCTGCTGCTCGCCGTCCACCTCACCCCCGACGGGCGGCTGCTGCGCACCTCCCGGGACGGCCGCCCCGGCACCAACGCCGGCGTCCTGGAGGACTACGCGGACACCGCCGAGGGCTTCCTGGCGCTGTACGCCGTCACCGGCGAGGCGGAGTGGCTCCAGCTGGCGGGCGGCCTGCTCGACACCGTGCTCAAGCACTTCACCGACGAGACCTCCGGCGCCCTCTACGACACCGCCGACGACGCCGAGCAGCTCATCCGCCGCCCCCAGGACCCGACCGACAACGCCACCCCGTCCGGCTGGACCGCGGCCGCCGGAGCCCTGCTCGGCTACGCCGCGTACACCGGCTCCGACCGGCACCGCACGGCCGCCGAACGCGCCCTCGGCATCGTCGGCGCACTGGCCGGGCGGGCGCCGCGGTTCATCGGCTGGGGCCTGGCCGTCGCCGAGGCGCTGCAGGACGGGCCGCGCGAGGTCGCCGTCGTCGGCCCCGCCGACGACCCGGCCACCGCGGCGCTGCGCCGGGCCGCGCTGCGGGGCACGGCGCCCGGGGCGGTGGTCGCGGTCGGCGCACCGGGAGAGGCCGCCGCGGAGGTTCCGCTGCTGGCGGACCGGCCGCTGGTCGGCGGCGCGCCCGCCGCCTACGTCTGCCGGCACTTCGCCTGCGAGGCGCCGACCACCGATCCCGCGGTGCTCGGCGAGCGGCTGGGCGTCGTACTCGAATAA
- the mca gene encoding mycothiol conjugate amidase Mca, which produces MTEQLRLMAVHAHPDDESSKGAATMARYVEQGVDVLVATCTGGERGSVLNPKLQGDPYIEANIHEVRRKEMDEARAILGVKQAWLGFVDSGLPEGDPLPPLPEGCFALQDVKEAAEPLVRLIREFKPQVITTYDENGGYPHPDHIMTHKITMLAFDAAGDPDAYPEAGEPWQPLKLYYNHGFPMGRIRALHQYLTERGQDSPYGEWIAGWEKSGRKEREITTRVRCDDWFETRDRALIAHATQIDPDGPWFRVPLEVQREVWPTEDYELARTLIDVDLPEDDLFAGLRTPTLAAEAVDARD; this is translated from the coding sequence TTGACTGAGCAGTTGCGACTGATGGCGGTGCACGCCCACCCGGACGACGAGTCCAGCAAGGGCGCGGCCACCATGGCCAGGTACGTCGAGCAGGGTGTGGACGTGCTCGTGGCCACCTGCACGGGGGGCGAGCGCGGGTCGGTCCTCAACCCCAAGCTCCAGGGGGACCCGTACATCGAGGCGAACATCCACGAGGTGCGCCGCAAGGAGATGGACGAGGCGCGGGCGATCCTCGGCGTCAAGCAGGCCTGGCTGGGCTTCGTCGACTCCGGCCTGCCGGAGGGCGACCCGCTGCCCCCGCTGCCCGAGGGCTGCTTCGCCCTGCAGGACGTCAAGGAGGCGGCCGAGCCGCTGGTCCGGCTGATCCGCGAGTTCAAGCCGCAGGTCATCACGACCTACGACGAGAACGGCGGCTACCCGCACCCGGACCACATCATGACCCACAAGATCACCATGCTGGCCTTCGACGCCGCCGGTGACCCGGACGCGTACCCCGAGGCCGGCGAGCCCTGGCAGCCGCTCAAGCTGTACTACAACCACGGCTTCCCGATGGGCCGCATCCGCGCGCTCCACCAGTACCTCACCGAGCGCGGCCAGGACTCCCCGTACGGCGAGTGGATCGCCGGCTGGGAGAAGAGCGGCCGCAAGGAGCGCGAGATCACCACCCGGGTCCGCTGCGACGACTGGTTCGAGACCCGCGACCGCGCGCTGATCGCCCACGCCACCCAGATCGACCCGGACGGCCCGTGGTTCCGCGTCCCCCTGGAGGTCCAGCGCGAGGTCTGGCCCACCGAGGACTACGAGCTCGCCCGTACCCTGATTGACGTGGACCTCCCGGAGGACGACCTGTTCGCCGGACTGCGCACCCCCACCCTGGCGGCCGAGGCCGTCGACGCGCGCGACTGA
- a CDS encoding DUF4307 domain-containing protein encodes MTAQSTATQLPEGRYGRRDDGDSDRRLKVVGAVCGVLGLGLIAWLGGSYLLRESKINGSVPTFQVLSDSEVQLHLTVSKSDGTAGTCTVRSQSDDHAVVGVADFPVPAAGSSYDATVTLRTTARGTTAELLGCTPAKAK; translated from the coding sequence ATGACTGCACAGAGCACCGCCACGCAGCTGCCCGAGGGGCGCTACGGCCGGCGCGACGACGGCGACTCGGACCGCCGCCTGAAGGTGGTCGGCGCGGTCTGCGGCGTGCTCGGGCTGGGCCTGATCGCCTGGTTGGGCGGCTCCTACCTGCTGCGCGAGTCCAAGATCAACGGCTCGGTGCCGACCTTCCAGGTGCTCTCCGACTCCGAGGTGCAGCTGCACCTGACCGTGAGCAAGAGCGACGGCACGGCCGGTACCTGTACGGTCCGCTCGCAGAGCGACGACCACGCGGTGGTCGGGGTGGCCGACTTCCCGGTCCCGGCGGCCGGGTCGAGCTACGACGCCACCGTCACCCTGCGCACCACCGCCCGCGGCACCACCGCCGAGCTGCTGGGCTGCACCCCGGCGAAGGCGAAGTAG
- the greA gene encoding transcription elongation factor GreA, which yields MTQTSENVTWLTQAGYDQLKAELDHLTGPWRIEIAQKIEAAREEGDLKENAGYHAAKEEQGKYELRIRQLTQLLERAKVGEAPADSGVVAPGMVVTVAFDGDEDDLMEFLLASREVAGADDLDVYSPQSPLGRAIDGKKIGDEATYELPNGKPAMVKIVKVVPHAG from the coding sequence GTGACCCAGACCAGTGAGAACGTGACCTGGCTCACTCAGGCCGGCTACGACCAGCTCAAGGCCGAGCTGGATCACCTGACCGGGCCCTGGCGCATCGAGATCGCCCAGAAGATCGAGGCGGCGCGCGAGGAGGGCGACCTCAAGGAGAACGCCGGCTACCACGCGGCGAAGGAGGAGCAGGGCAAGTACGAGCTGCGCATCCGCCAGCTGACCCAGCTGCTGGAGCGCGCCAAGGTCGGCGAGGCCCCGGCCGACTCCGGCGTGGTGGCCCCGGGCATGGTCGTCACGGTCGCCTTCGACGGCGACGAGGACGACCTCATGGAGTTCCTGCTCGCCTCGCGCGAGGTGGCGGGCGCCGACGACCTGGACGTCTACTCGCCGCAGTCGCCGCTGGGCCGCGCGATCGACGGCAAGAAGATCGGCGACGAGGCCACCTACGAGCTGCCGAACGGCAAGCCGGCCATGGTGAAGATCGTCAAGGTCGTGCCGCACGCCGGCTGA
- a CDS encoding ABC transporter permease, protein MSTSTATEHAIGAAMPTPRRGLSATLHDSWVVAKRNLRRMSRIPEIVVFGLMQPVMFVLLFSYVMGGAIKIPGASSSSDTYIQFLMAGIFAQTVTFATAGASAGIAEDMTKGLVDRFRSLPMARSAVLVGRTLADLCQTAFTVIVLALVALAVGWRIHDGALKALGAFGLLLLLGYAFSWIGALIGLSVRSPEAATSAGLIWLFPLTFVSNAFVPVSSMPGWLQGVAYWNPFSATVQACRDLFGNQVGPVDSAWPMQHAALVSALWSLVITAVFSWLSVRKYRSAVG, encoded by the coding sequence ATGAGCACCAGCACGGCCACCGAGCACGCCATCGGCGCCGCGATGCCCACGCCCCGCCGGGGCCTGTCCGCGACCTTGCACGACTCCTGGGTGGTCGCCAAGCGCAACCTCCGCCGGATGTCGCGGATCCCCGAGATCGTGGTGTTCGGGCTCATGCAGCCGGTCATGTTCGTGCTGCTGTTCTCGTACGTCATGGGCGGGGCGATCAAGATCCCCGGGGCGAGCTCGAGCTCCGACACCTACATCCAGTTCCTGATGGCCGGCATCTTCGCCCAGACCGTCACCTTCGCCACCGCCGGCGCCTCGGCCGGCATCGCGGAGGACATGACCAAGGGCCTGGTGGACCGCTTCCGCTCGTTGCCGATGGCCCGCTCGGCGGTGCTGGTCGGCCGCACCCTCGCGGACCTGTGCCAGACCGCGTTCACCGTGATCGTGCTGGCGCTGGTCGCGCTGGCGGTCGGCTGGCGGATCCACGACGGGGCGCTCAAGGCGCTCGGCGCCTTCGGGCTGCTGCTCCTGCTCGGCTACGCCTTCTCCTGGATCGGTGCGCTGATCGGACTGTCGGTGCGCAGCCCCGAGGCGGCCACCTCGGCCGGGCTGATCTGGCTGTTCCCGCTGACCTTCGTGTCCAACGCCTTCGTGCCGGTCAGCTCGATGCCGGGCTGGCTGCAGGGCGTCGCCTACTGGAACCCGTTCAGCGCGACGGTGCAGGCCTGCCGGGACCTCTTCGGCAACCAGGTCGGGCCGGTGGACAGCGCCTGGCCGATGCAGCACGCGGCGCTGGTGTCGGCGCTGTGGTCGCTGGTGATCACGGCGGTGTTCTCCTGGCTGTCGGTGCGCAAGTACCGCTCGGCCGTGGGGTGA
- a CDS encoding ATP-binding cassette domain-containing protein: MAPAIQAENLVKTFGDVRALDGVSLDVPEGTVLGLLGPNGAGKTTTVRVLTTLLRPDSGRAVVAGVDVLKHPNRVRSLIGLSGQYAAVDEYLTGFENLTMVGELYQMRTRDAKARALELLEWFNLTEAKDRTAKTYSGGMRRRLDLAAALVVRPPVMFLDEPTTGLDPRNRLALWEVIETLVEQGTTLLLTTQYLEEADRLAHDIAVVDHGRVIARGTADQLKAQIGGERIEVVVHDPGLVTDAVAALSGYALGEPAVEKNTRRITVPVSGGARVLADAIRELDGRGIEIDDIGLRRPTLDDVFLTLTGHVAEAVEEDNGGASKGRGRGRGKTGGDDADGAGDGQEPDQQQAVTAGTER; this comes from the coding sequence ATGGCGCCAGCCATCCAAGCCGAGAACCTGGTGAAGACCTTCGGCGACGTACGGGCCCTGGACGGCGTCAGCCTCGACGTCCCCGAGGGCACGGTGCTCGGGCTGCTCGGCCCGAACGGCGCGGGCAAGACCACCACCGTCCGCGTCCTGACCACCCTGCTCCGCCCCGACTCCGGCCGCGCGGTGGTGGCCGGCGTCGACGTCCTCAAGCACCCGAACCGGGTCCGCAGCCTGATCGGGCTGTCCGGCCAGTACGCGGCGGTCGACGAGTACCTGACCGGCTTCGAGAACCTGACGATGGTCGGCGAGCTGTACCAGATGCGCACCCGCGACGCGAAGGCCCGCGCGCTGGAGCTGCTGGAGTGGTTCAACCTCACCGAGGCCAAGGACCGCACCGCCAAGACCTACTCCGGCGGCATGCGCCGCCGCCTCGACCTCGCCGCCGCGCTGGTCGTCCGGCCGCCGGTGATGTTCCTGGACGAGCCGACCACCGGCCTCGACCCGCGCAACCGGCTCGCCCTGTGGGAGGTCATCGAGACCCTGGTCGAGCAGGGCACCACGCTGCTGCTCACCACCCAGTACCTGGAGGAGGCCGACCGGCTCGCGCACGACATCGCGGTGGTCGACCACGGCCGGGTGATCGCCCGCGGCACCGCCGACCAGCTCAAGGCGCAGATCGGCGGCGAGCGGATCGAGGTCGTGGTGCACGACCCGGGCCTGGTCACGGACGCGGTCGCGGCGCTGTCCGGGTACGCGCTGGGCGAGCCGGCGGTGGAGAAGAACACCCGGAGGATCACCGTGCCGGTCAGCGGCGGCGCCCGGGTGCTCGCCGACGCGATCCGCGAACTGGACGGCCGGGGCATCGAGATCGACGACATAGGCCTGCGCCGCCCGACCCTGGACGACGTCTTCCTCACCCTCACCGGCCATGTCGCCGAGGCGGTCGAGGAGGACAACGGCGGCGCCTCCAAGGGGCGCGGCCGGGGCCGCGGGAAGACGGGCGGCGATGACGCGGACGGCGCCGGCGACGGTCAGGAGCCGGACCAGCAGCAGGCCGTCACGGCCGGAACGGAGCGCTGA